A genomic segment from Gossypium hirsutum isolate 1008001.06 chromosome D04, Gossypium_hirsutum_v2.1, whole genome shotgun sequence encodes:
- the LOC107898537 gene encoding isocitrate dehydrogenase [NAD] regulatory subunit 1, mitochondrial, whose translation MATTRRSLPLLRTLIAGKTQTRTVTYMPRPGDGAPRPVTLVPGDGIGPLVTNAVEQVMEVMHAPVYFEKYDVHGDMKRVPQEVLDSIKKNKVCLKGGLRTPMGGGVSSLNMQLRKELDLYASLVNCCNLPGLPTRHENVDIVVIRENTEGEYSGLEHEVVPGVVESLKVITKFCSERIAKYAFEYAYLNNRKKVTAVHKANIMKLADGLFLESCREVATKYPSIKYNEIIVDNCCMQLVSKPEQFDVMVTPNLYGNLVANTAAGIAGGTGVMPGGNVGAEYAVFEQGASAGNVGKEKIVEQKTANPVALLLSSAMMLRHLQFPSFADRLESAVKRVISEGQYRTKDLGGQSSTQEVVDAVIAKLD comes from the exons ATGGCCACGACACGCAGATCCCTTCCTCTTCTGAGAACCCTCATAGCCGGAAAAACCCAAACCCGAACCGTGACGTACATGCCCCGACCAGGAGATGGAGCCCCAAGACCCGTAACGTTAGTCCCCGGAGACGGGATCGGACCTTTGGTGACGAACGCGGTGGAACAAGTGATGGAAGTGATGCACGCACCGGTTTACTTCGAGAAGTACGACGTTCACGGCGACATGAAACGGGTACCACAAGAAGTGTTGGATTCGATAAAGAAGAACAAGGTTTGTTTGAAAGGAGGGTTAAGAACACCCATGGGAGGTGGAGTCAGTTCATTGAATATGCAATTGAGGAAAGAACTGGATCTATACGCTTCATTGGTCAACTGTTGTAACTTACCCGGATTGCCGACCCGCCATGAAAACGTGGATATCGTCGTAATTAGAGAGAACACTGAAGGGGAATACTCGGGTCTTGAACATGAGGTGGTGCCTGGTGTTGTTGAAAGCCTTAAG GTTATAACGAAGTTTTGTTCCGAGCGGATTGCGAAATATGCTTTCGAGTATGCTTATTTGAACAATCGAAAGAAGGTTACTGCTGTTCATAAGGCCAATATTATGAAACTTGCAGATGGATTGTTCTTAGAGTCTTGCCGTGAAGTTGCAACTAAGTATCCAAGTATCAAGTATAACGAAATCATTGTGGACAATTGTTGTATGCAACTCGTTTCGAAGCCCGAGCAATTTGATGTCATG GTTACCCCTAATCTTTATGGAAATCTGGTTGCAAATACAGCAGCCGGTATTGCTGGAGGCACCGGTGTCATGCCAGGAG GCAATGTGGGAGCTGAATATGCCGTGTTCGAGCAAGGTGCTTCAGCCGGAAAtgttggaaaagaaaagatagtagaGCAAAAGACGGCAAATCCCGTGGCATTGCTTCTCTCCTCTGCCATGATGTTGAGACATCTCCAGTTTCCTTCATTTGCCGATCGACTCGAAAGTGCAGTGAAACGTGTAATCTCAGAGGGCCAGTATCGAACTAAAGATCTCGGTGGGCAAAGCAGTACACAGGAAGTTGTTGATGCCGTTATTGCTAAACTAGATTGA